One Bacteroidales bacterium genomic window carries:
- a CDS encoding DUF58 domain-containing protein, which yields METSDLLKKVRQIEIKSRGLSRNIFAGQYHSAFKGRGMTFSEVREYQFGDDVRDIDWNVTARHNKPFIKVFEEERELTVMLLIDVSASRNFGAVGESKKEMITQIAATLAFSTIQNNDKIGVVFFSDKIEKFIPPKKGRRHVLYIIRELIEFTPQNKKTDIALALEYVTNAIKKRCTIFMMSDFIDKKNYQKALTIANNRHDMVALQIYDKREAELPNVGLIKLKDAERGGDMWIDTSSKKVREQYTSWWNSCQEAMQDAARKSGVDITSIATDEDYVRSLMTLFEKR from the coding sequence ATGGAGACATCAGATTTATTAAAAAAGGTCCGTCAGATTGAGATTAAGAGTCGCGGATTATCTCGCAATATTTTTGCGGGACAATATCACTCTGCCTTTAAGGGTAGGGGAATGACGTTCTCAGAAGTTAGAGAGTATCAGTTTGGTGATGACGTTCGCGATATAGATTGGAATGTTACAGCACGACACAATAAACCCTTTATAAAGGTTTTTGAAGAGGAACGAGAACTTACAGTTATGTTGCTTATTGATGTATCTGCAAGTCGTAATTTTGGAGCAGTGGGAGAATCAAAAAAGGAGATGATAACTCAGATTGCTGCAACTCTTGCCTTTTCTACAATTCAAAACAACGATAAAATAGGCGTTGTATTCTTCTCGGATAAAATTGAGAAGTTTATACCACCTAAAAAGGGAAGACGTCATGTTCTGTATATAATTAGAGAGTTAATAGAATTTACTCCACAGAACAAAAAAACTGATATTGCACTTGCTTTGGAGTACGTAACTAATGCTATAAAGAAACGTTGTACCATATTTATGATGAGTGATTTTATTGATAAAAAGAATTATCAAAAAGCACTTACTATTGCAAATAATAGGCATGATATGGTTGCATTGCAAATATATGATAAACGCGAAGCAGAATTACCCAATGTAGGATTAATTAAATTAAAAGATGCAGAGAGGGGTGGTGATATGTGGATTGATACTTCGTCAAAGAAAGTACGAGAGCAATATACATCTTGGTGGAATTCGTGTCAAGAAGCAATGCAAGATGCAGCACGAAAAAGCGGAGTGGATATAACCTCTATTGCAACTGATGAAGATTATGTTCGTTCATTGATGACTCTCTTTGAAAAAAGATAA
- a CDS encoding VWA domain-containing protein encodes MIFANPAYLWLLLLLIPLVAWYILKQHKSDASIEVSTTLPFDKLSRSYKYYLRHLRFVLRVCALTALIIALARPQSTNSWSNRTTEGIDIVVALDISTSMLARDFKPNRVDAAKDVAAQFVSGRTYDNIGLVIFAGESFTMCPMTTDHSALLNLLKDVECGMIEDRTAIGDGLATAINRIKDGPAKSKTIILLTDGTNNAGDIAPVTAADIAKTFGIRVYTIGVGTQGMAPYPVQPPYGIQYQNYPVEIDENTLKEIASKTDGEYFRATDKNALKDIFSEIDKLEKTKLSVTEYSKREERFMPWAILAMLLLCADILLKNTILKNIP; translated from the coding sequence ATGATATTTGCAAATCCAGCCTATTTGTGGTTATTGTTACTTCTTATACCACTTGTGGCGTGGTACATATTAAAACAGCATAAGAGTGACGCTTCAATAGAGGTGTCAACCACCTTGCCATTTGATAAATTGAGCCGAAGTTATAAATATTATCTTCGACATTTACGTTTTGTTTTACGAGTGTGTGCATTAACTGCACTTATAATAGCCTTGGCACGACCTCAATCAACAAATAGTTGGTCAAATCGTACAACTGAGGGTATTGACATTGTTGTTGCACTCGATATTTCAACATCAATGCTTGCACGAGATTTTAAACCCAATAGAGTAGATGCTGCAAAAGATGTTGCGGCTCAGTTTGTCTCGGGAAGAACATACGATAATATAGGTTTGGTTATATTTGCAGGAGAGAGTTTTACCATGTGCCCAATGACAACTGATCACTCTGCATTATTAAATCTTTTGAAAGATGTTGAGTGTGGAATGATAGAAGATCGTACAGCAATTGGAGATGGTCTTGCAACAGCAATTAATAGAATAAAAGATGGTCCTGCAAAATCTAAAACAATTATTTTGCTTACCGACGGAACTAACAATGCAGGAGATATAGCGCCAGTAACTGCTGCGGATATTGCCAAGACATTTGGTATCAGGGTATATACAATTGGTGTTGGAACTCAAGGTATGGCTCCATATCCCGTACAACCCCCATATGGTATTCAGTATCAAAATTACCCTGTTGAAATTGATGAAAACACACTAAAAGAGATTGCTTCTAAAACTGATGGTGAGTATTTTAGAGCAACAGATAAAAATGCGTTGAAAGATATATTCTCGGAAATTGATAAGTTGGAAAAAACTAAACTTTCTGTTACAGAGTATAGTAAAAGAGAAGAAAGATTTATGCCGTGGGCAATATTGGCAATGTTGCTTTTGTGTGCCGATATATTATTAAAAAATACAATATTAAAAAATATTCCTTAA
- a CDS encoding MoxR family ATPase, with the protein MNQMVDIRELNELIASKSSFVNTITMGMDKVIVGQKHLVDSLLIGLLSNGHILLEGVPGLAKTLAIKSLASLIDAKYNRIQFTPDLLPADVIGTMIYSPAKEQFLSKKGPIFANFVLADEINRAPAKVQSALLEAMQERQVTIGENTYKLDDPFLVMATQNPIEQEGTYPLPEAQVDRFMLKVIIGYPKKEEEKQIIRQNISGESFDLKPVIKPSEIVEARDVVRKVYLDEKIERYIVDIVFATRFPQDYELKDLKDMISFGASPRASINLALAARAYAFLKQRGYVIPEDIRAVCHDVLRHRIGLSYEAEANNITTEEVISEILNKVEVP; encoded by the coding sequence ATGAATCAAATGGTTGATATTCGTGAACTTAATGAACTAATTGCAAGTAAAAGTTCTTTTGTAAATACAATTACAATGGGAATGGATAAGGTTATTGTAGGTCAAAAACACCTTGTTGATTCTCTGTTAATAGGATTGTTGTCTAATGGACATATTCTATTAGAAGGAGTTCCGGGTTTGGCAAAAACATTGGCAATTAAATCGTTGGCATCTTTAATTGATGCAAAGTATAACCGAATACAATTTACTCCAGATCTTTTGCCTGCCGATGTTATTGGTACTATGATATATAGTCCGGCAAAAGAACAATTCCTATCAAAGAAGGGGCCTATCTTTGCTAACTTTGTATTGGCAGATGAGATAAACCGTGCTCCGGCAAAAGTACAAAGTGCTTTATTGGAAGCGATGCAAGAGCGTCAAGTAACAATTGGTGAAAATACTTATAAACTTGATGATCCTTTCCTTGTTATGGCAACCCAAAACCCTATTGAGCAAGAGGGTACTTATCCTTTGCCCGAGGCACAAGTTGACCGTTTTATGTTAAAGGTTATTATCGGTTATCCTAAAAAAGAGGAGGAGAAACAGATAATACGTCAAAACATATCAGGAGAATCATTTGATTTAAAACCTGTAATTAAACCTTCTGAGATTGTTGAAGCTCGTGATGTAGTTCGTAAAGTCTATTTAGATGAAAAGATTGAGAGATATATTGTTGATATAGTTTTTGCAACACGTTTCCCTCAAGATTATGAATTAAAAGATTTGAAAGATATGATTTCTTTCGGAGCTTCTCCACGAGCATCTATTAATTTGGCTCTTGCTGCTCGAGCATATGCTTTCTTAAAACAAAGAGGATATGTAATACCTGAGGATATTCGTGCCGTTTGTCACGATGTCCTACGTCACCGTATTGGATTAAGTTACGAAGCAGAAGCAAATAATATTACCACAGAAGAGGTAATAAGTGAAATCCTTAATAAAGTAGAAGTTCCCTAA
- a CDS encoding cell wall anchor protein gives MFFTNIKRVLYAFLLMFSTSVMAQSVIVSTKMDSSAIWMGEQTSIKLEVVQDKDAQLLMLIPSDTLTQGVEVLSVTEGDTTDIKNNRIQINKDIIITSFDSGFYYIPPIKCLLDKDTFASESLSLKVVPVVVDQQNLDLKEIKDVWSPRFVLLDFIPGYVWIILLVLLIICVAIYAYLKFFKKDLLEKAQEIAQIPPYEKAMEELLKLKEEKLWQSGQDKLYYTRLIDILREYLNLRFGINAMEMTSTQILASLRENKETKLVEKNMKSILAVADFVKFAKMRPLPDDNEASMRNAISFVEDTKPQSEEQLEDTQNNKE, from the coding sequence ATGTTTTTTACAAATATAAAAAGAGTTCTTTATGCTTTTTTGTTGATGTTCTCAACCTCTGTAATGGCACAGAGTGTTATAGTGTCAACAAAAATGGACTCCTCAGCAATATGGATGGGAGAACAAACTTCCATAAAGCTTGAGGTTGTTCAAGATAAAGATGCTCAATTATTGATGCTTATACCATCTGATACACTAACTCAAGGAGTTGAGGTGTTGTCTGTAACAGAAGGAGATACAACTGATATAAAGAATAATCGTATTCAAATTAATAAAGACATAATTATAACATCTTTTGATTCGGGATTCTATTATATACCACCAATAAAGTGTCTATTGGATAAAGACACTTTTGCTTCGGAATCATTAAGTTTAAAAGTGGTTCCTGTTGTAGTTGATCAACAAAATCTTGACTTAAAAGAGATAAAAGATGTTTGGTCTCCTCGCTTTGTTTTATTAGATTTTATTCCCGGTTATGTATGGATTATTCTTTTAGTTCTTCTTATAATTTGTGTTGCAATATATGCTTATCTTAAATTCTTTAAGAAAGATCTATTAGAAAAGGCTCAGGAGATAGCACAGATACCTCCTTACGAAAAGGCAATGGAAGAACTCTTGAAATTAAAAGAAGAGAAGTTATGGCAATCGGGACAAGACAAACTTTACTATACACGACTTATTGATATTTTACGAGAGTATCTCAATTTGCGTTTTGGCATAAATGCAATGGAGATGACATCAACTCAAATACTTGCCTCTTTAAGAGAAAATAAAGAGACAAAATTGGTTGAAAAGAATATGAAGAGTATATTAGCAGTAGCCGATTTTGTAAAGTTTGCAAAAATGCGACCATTGCCTGATGATAATGAGGCTTCCATGCGTAATGCAATCTCTTTTGTGGAGGATACAAAACCTCAATCAGAAGAGCAATTAGAAGATACTCAAAATAATAAAGAGTGA
- a CDS encoding VWA domain-containing protein: protein MFRFANPQYLYLLFIVVVIWGVFFYGEFKRRKNLKKFGKISVIEPLMPEVSKYRPSLKFFLQQLALILLIFVIARPQMGSKLETVKKEGVEIEIVLDVSNSMMSKDITPTRLDRAKMILSKLVDELDNDKIGLVVFAGDAYTQLPITSDFVSAKMFLSTINTNMVPTQGTSIGRAIDLAANSFTQDDSADKAIIVITDAENHEDDAVGAATEAAKRGIRVDVIGVGTSKGAPIPIGNSSNNFIKDREGNVVITKLNEQLGQEIAKAGNGIYISADNSNSALRAIVAEVRKMKGSDIESKVYSDYEEQYQVLAILAFILLLVDSWILNGKSKLTQRINFFTDK from the coding sequence ATGTTCAGATTTGCAAATCCGCAATATTTATATCTACTCTTCATTGTTGTAGTAATATGGGGAGTCTTTTTTTATGGAGAGTTTAAACGTAGAAAGAATTTAAAAAAATTCGGAAAGATTTCGGTTATTGAGCCTCTTATGCCCGAGGTATCAAAATATCGCCCGTCATTAAAATTCTTTTTACAACAACTTGCATTAATACTTTTGATATTTGTAATTGCCCGTCCTCAAATGGGGTCAAAGTTGGAGACTGTAAAAAAAGAGGGTGTTGAGATTGAGATAGTGCTTGATGTTTCAAACTCAATGATGTCAAAAGATATTACACCAACTCGACTTGATAGAGCAAAGATGATTCTGTCAAAACTTGTTGATGAATTGGATAATGATAAAATAGGTCTTGTGGTGTTTGCTGGTGATGCCTATACCCAATTACCTATAACATCTGATTTTGTCTCTGCAAAAATGTTCTTGTCAACCATAAATACAAATATGGTTCCAACACAAGGAACATCTATTGGACGAGCAATTGATTTAGCGGCAAATTCATTCACTCAAGATGATAGTGCTGATAAAGCAATTATAGTTATAACTGATGCTGAAAATCATGAAGATGATGCAGTTGGCGCTGCCACTGAGGCTGCCAAGCGAGGTATTAGGGTTGATGTAATTGGAGTAGGAACCTCAAAAGGAGCACCAATACCCATAGGAAACTCTTCAAATAACTTTATTAAAGACCGTGAAGGAAATGTTGTTATAACCAAACTTAATGAGCAACTTGGACAGGAGATTGCAAAAGCAGGTAATGGAATATATATATCGGCAGATAATTCAAATAGTGCTTTAAGAGCAATTGTTGCAGAGGTACGTAAGATGAAAGGCTCGGATATAGAATCTAAAGTATATTCTGATTATGAAGAACAATATCAAGTATTGGCGATATTGGCATTTATCCTTTTACTTGTTGATTCATGGATACTTAATGGAAAGAGTAAACTAACCCAAAGAATAAACTTTTTTACCGATAAATAA